A portion of the Bacillus sp. es.034 genome contains these proteins:
- the glcD gene encoding glycolate oxidase subunit GlcD: MITPDIKNRFLSIVGKDHYRDTPAEKLVYSYDATPNYQSMPDAIIVPRSTGEVSAIVKICNENGIPIVPRGSGTNLCAGTCPTEGGVVLLFTHMNNILELDEENLTITVQPGIVTLDLIHAVEAKGLFYPPDPSSMKISTIGGNINENSGGLRGLKYGVTRDYVLALEAVLPNGDIIRTGGKLAKDVAGYDLTRLFVGSEGTLCVITEATLKLVPMPETKQTMLALYQDIEAAAKSVSNIISNPIIPTTLEFLDQPTLEVVEDFAKIGLPTDVKAVLLIEQDGPPEVVARDMKRIEEVCVENDAVSVQLAKTEIEAEALRTARRSALSALARLKPTTILEDATVPRSEIAKMVKAINEIAERHELKICTFGHAGDGNLHPTVATDARDHDEMKRVEAAFEEIFAHAIDLGGTITGEHGVGMMKAPYLEWKLGPEGIGAMKMIKQSFDPTNIMNPNKVFAKESRKRVVITR; encoded by the coding sequence ATGATCACTCCTGATATCAAGAATCGTTTCCTCAGCATCGTCGGTAAAGATCATTACCGTGATACCCCTGCTGAAAAACTTGTCTATTCCTATGATGCAACACCCAACTATCAATCCATGCCCGATGCCATCATCGTTCCCCGGTCAACGGGGGAAGTATCGGCAATCGTGAAGATCTGCAATGAAAACGGCATTCCCATTGTCCCGCGGGGATCCGGCACGAATCTTTGTGCCGGTACGTGCCCAACCGAAGGCGGTGTTGTCCTGCTTTTCACCCATATGAACAACATTCTCGAATTGGATGAAGAAAATTTAACGATCACCGTCCAGCCCGGAATAGTAACACTTGATTTGATTCACGCCGTTGAAGCCAAGGGACTCTTCTATCCTCCAGACCCGAGCTCCATGAAGATCTCCACCATCGGAGGGAATATCAATGAAAACTCCGGTGGTTTGAGAGGGTTGAAGTATGGAGTCACACGTGATTATGTGCTTGCCCTTGAAGCGGTCCTTCCGAATGGTGATATCATCCGGACCGGCGGGAAACTCGCAAAAGATGTGGCCGGGTATGACTTGACCCGCCTATTTGTCGGGTCGGAAGGAACCCTTTGTGTGATCACGGAAGCGACATTGAAGCTCGTTCCCATGCCGGAGACAAAACAGACGATGCTTGCCCTTTACCAGGACATAGAAGCAGCTGCAAAAAGTGTATCGAACATCATCTCGAATCCGATCATCCCGACGACCCTGGAATTTCTGGATCAGCCTACATTGGAAGTGGTCGAGGATTTTGCCAAAATCGGACTGCCTACGGATGTGAAAGCAGTCCTGCTGATTGAACAGGATGGTCCTCCTGAGGTAGTCGCACGTGATATGAAGCGTATAGAGGAAGTGTGTGTTGAAAACGATGCCGTATCCGTTCAACTCGCTAAAACCGAAATCGAAGCAGAAGCCCTTCGCACTGCCCGGCGCTCTGCCCTCTCGGCTCTTGCCCGACTTAAGCCGACGACGATCTTGGAGGATGCCACGGTACCCCGTTCCGAAATTGCCAAGATGGTGAAAGCGATCAATGAGATAGCCGAGCGCCATGAGTTGAAGATTTGCACCTTTGGCCATGCAGGGGACGGAAACCTTCATCCGACCGTTGCCACAGACGCCAGGGACCATGATGAAATGAAGCGGGTCGAAGCAGCCTTTGAAGAGATCTTCGCCCATGCCATCGATTTGGGCGGGACCATCACGGGAGAACACGGCGTCGGGATGATGAAGGCGCCTTATCTCGAATGGAAACTCGGACCTGAAGGGATCGGCGCCATGAAGATGATCAAGCAATCCTTCGACCCCACTAACATCATGAATCCGAATAAAGTATTTGCAAAAGAATCGAGAAAACGTGTGGTGATTACAAGATGA
- a CDS encoding (Fe-S)-binding protein translates to MTTVQEKQKIQQAFKDRMDEDELLNCMRCGFCLPSCPTYIESGFKESHSPRGRIALMKAVVDGVIEPDEEVERTLDLCLGCRACEPVCPSGVNYGHLLEEARDIINQYKKHSLPVRVVRKTVFEGLFPHPDRMRMLTNLLGIYQRSGLQKVLHTTGVMKLFPESMATMERVLPQVPKLKAMKERPTSLSSIGEVRKKVAFFSGCLMDTMFLETNNATTKLLQLAGCDIVIPKTQTCCGALHGHSGEKDAAKGLAKRNIEAFEASGVDYIITNAGGCGAFLVDYDHLLKDDPEWKDRAVRFKNKIKDISSILVDLEFHKKTLNVAPQRITYQDSCHLRNVQRTFMEPRVLLQSVEGADYVEMKQADHCCGSAGIYNIVESDMSMKILDHKMENVEDTRATTIITSNPGCLLQMKLGIEREGLSDNMRAIHIVDFLLEAVD, encoded by the coding sequence ATGACGACCGTCCAGGAAAAGCAAAAGATTCAACAGGCATTCAAGGACCGCATGGATGAAGATGAATTATTGAATTGTATGAGATGCGGATTCTGCCTTCCCTCCTGTCCCACATATATCGAATCCGGATTCAAGGAATCACACTCCCCACGGGGGCGCATCGCCCTTATGAAGGCAGTCGTCGACGGGGTGATCGAGCCGGATGAAGAAGTCGAGCGCACACTGGACCTTTGTCTCGGATGCAGGGCCTGTGAACCGGTCTGTCCATCCGGTGTGAACTATGGTCACTTATTAGAAGAAGCACGGGATATCATTAATCAATATAAAAAGCATTCCCTCCCTGTCCGGGTTGTGAGGAAGACCGTATTCGAAGGTTTATTCCCACATCCCGACAGAATGAGGATGCTCACGAACCTTCTCGGAATCTATCAGCGTTCAGGTTTACAAAAGGTCCTCCATACTACGGGCGTGATGAAGCTGTTCCCGGAAAGCATGGCAACGATGGAACGCGTCCTTCCTCAGGTTCCAAAGCTGAAAGCGATGAAGGAACGCCCGACTTCCCTTTCTTCCATTGGTGAGGTTCGGAAAAAAGTCGCATTCTTTTCCGGTTGTTTGATGGATACGATGTTCCTGGAAACCAATAATGCCACAACGAAACTCCTTCAACTGGCAGGCTGTGACATCGTAATTCCGAAGACGCAAACCTGCTGCGGGGCCTTACATGGACACAGCGGTGAAAAGGATGCTGCCAAGGGACTCGCAAAACGGAATATTGAGGCATTTGAAGCTTCCGGCGTCGATTACATCATCACGAATGCCGGTGGCTGCGGAGCTTTTCTTGTCGATTACGATCACTTACTGAAAGATGATCCCGAGTGGAAAGACCGTGCTGTCCGATTTAAAAACAAGATTAAGGACATTTCCTCGATTCTGGTAGATTTGGAGTTTCATAAAAAGACATTGAATGTGGCACCACAACGAATTACGTACCAAGATTCCTGTCACTTAAGAAACGTACAGAGAACATTCATGGAACCAAGGGTACTCCTTCAATCCGTGGAAGGTGCCGATTACGTTGAGATGAAACAAGCCGACCACTGCTGCGGATCTGCAGGAATTTACAACATAGTCGAATCCGACATGTCCATGAAGATCCTCGATCACAAAATGGAAAACGTCGAAGACACCCGGGCCACCACCATCATCACATCCAACCCGGGCTGCCTCCTCCAAATGAAACTCGGTATCGAACGAGAAGGACTATCAGACAACATGCGAGCCATCCACATTGTCGACTTCTTATT